In Arthrobacter ramosus, one DNA window encodes the following:
- a CDS encoding TetR/AcrR family transcriptional regulator, translating into MTGHRDQTGVRDHRKLPRRRGAVLNSAIFEAVRAEIAESGYAALTMDSVAERARASKASLYRRWPGRAALVLEAAYDAMPGPASAPDTGSLREDALAILRLVAQQLEGAVGQAMRGLLGEALQNPAVAAEVQEYARGNVAKTMRAIIEQAAARGECDASVATETRIEAGPALLRQRFIFSGLPIDDDFLVHVVDEVMLPLLLVGPPN; encoded by the coding sequence ATGACGGGGCATCGGGACCAGACGGGGGTGCGGGACCATCGGAAGCTGCCGCGCCGCCGCGGGGCTGTCCTGAATAGTGCAATCTTCGAGGCAGTCCGGGCAGAGATTGCCGAATCCGGCTACGCGGCGTTGACCATGGACAGCGTGGCTGAACGTGCAAGGGCGAGTAAAGCTTCGCTCTATAGGCGGTGGCCCGGACGCGCGGCCTTGGTTCTCGAAGCAGCCTACGATGCCATGCCCGGCCCGGCGTCCGCGCCGGACACGGGTAGCCTGCGCGAAGACGCCCTGGCGATACTGCGGCTCGTGGCCCAACAACTCGAAGGGGCAGTGGGGCAAGCCATGCGCGGGCTATTGGGGGAGGCGCTGCAGAATCCCGCGGTGGCAGCTGAGGTCCAGGAGTACGCCCGCGGCAACGTAGCAAAGACCATGCGGGCCATCATTGAGCAGGCCGCGGCCCGCGGCGAATGCGATGCCAGCGTGGCCACGGAGACAAGGATCGAGGCCGGCCCTGCCTTGCTGCGGCAGCGTTTCATCTTCTCTGGACTGCCGATTGATGACGATTTCTTAGTGCACGTGGTGGACGAGGTGATGCTGCCGCTGTTGCTGGTTGGGCCGCCCAACTGA
- a CDS encoding PEP/pyruvate-binding domain-containing protein produces MDDSQRHTKESALPSGPHDGPRTTGRITAPLADFGVGDVAVAGGKGAALGELVRQGFPVPPGFVISTGAYLSFLAETNIGAALGGFLSVEPDEAPDGGVPDGGDGTGGAGVAALRALFAAAEMPGRLRQEILDAYARLGGGAVAVRSSATAEDLPGAAFAGQQDTYLNVLGGDDVVQAVANCWASLWTDRAIAYRRRQGIDPHEVAIAVVVQKMVPAAMAGVLFTANPVTGERGEMVVDANPGLGEAVVSGRVTPEHYVLDGSGKVLSFTPGGREVVISAAEGGGTQESSGTRGPKPGLTARELAELAMLGKKAHQHFGRPQDIEWAAAGGTLYVLQSRPMTALPPQPPVLNAVQRRVGPFFIEMFQERPYPLDVSGWMSRGILAMLHGMAGSVGVVFPAVEKLLPEEDGVVVQLIPPAPRPTIRTIAAPVSLLRRARRFKAGVWTRDPRFSLFIDNIERLNGQDLGPLRWRAVVAFAGECFAAMQGITALRVSYLPGILVPVLKMRFMLLFLGKTKLAPALIAGAETRTSQANRALERLASIAADDPGLSRALLDSGPRELLELVENEPEHRAFSEAFAAFQLEYGHRETISVVLSSSPTWSDAPEVVLGLVKALSGERPKIVDQAGNALAELKRHPALRFEPLRRRVLAAVESAQAGMAFREDSHFYATKAIPPIRRAYRELGRRLVIAGVIEKPDEIYHLRFEELESITDNDDGALPASLRDRFRPLVLARAAKRRELEGIPLLDPALLFGRGRQGRQVEGVLVSGTAASRGQASGPVRVIHGPAEFGRLRSGEVLVCPYTNPAWTPLFQRAAAVVVDAGGLGSHAAIVAREYGIPAVMGSGSGTSTLADGQQVLVDGTLGVVLPAAAAEGP; encoded by the coding sequence ATGGACGATTCCCAGCGGCACACAAAAGAGTCCGCTCTGCCGTCAGGACCGCATGACGGGCCCAGGACGACCGGACGGATCACCGCCCCCTTGGCCGATTTCGGCGTGGGGGATGTCGCCGTTGCCGGTGGAAAAGGTGCCGCGCTGGGGGAATTGGTGCGGCAAGGCTTTCCGGTGCCGCCAGGCTTTGTCATCTCCACGGGCGCGTACTTGTCCTTCCTGGCGGAAACGAACATTGGGGCAGCGCTGGGCGGCTTCCTGTCCGTCGAGCCCGATGAAGCTCCCGACGGCGGCGTGCCCGACGGCGGCGACGGCACCGGTGGTGCCGGCGTTGCGGCCCTCCGGGCACTTTTCGCTGCGGCGGAAATGCCTGGCCGGCTGCGGCAGGAGATCCTCGATGCCTACGCGAGGCTGGGCGGCGGGGCGGTCGCGGTCCGGTCCAGCGCCACGGCGGAGGATCTTCCGGGAGCCGCGTTCGCCGGCCAGCAGGACACCTATCTCAACGTGCTGGGCGGGGACGATGTAGTCCAGGCAGTCGCCAACTGCTGGGCATCGTTGTGGACGGATCGGGCCATTGCCTATCGCCGACGGCAGGGAATTGATCCGCACGAGGTGGCCATCGCCGTCGTCGTACAAAAAATGGTGCCGGCCGCCATGGCGGGCGTCCTGTTTACGGCGAACCCGGTCACGGGCGAGCGCGGCGAGATGGTGGTGGACGCGAACCCCGGGCTGGGGGAGGCCGTGGTCTCCGGGCGGGTGACGCCGGAACACTATGTGCTGGACGGCTCGGGAAAAGTGCTGAGTTTCACGCCCGGTGGTCGCGAGGTGGTGATCAGCGCGGCCGAGGGCGGCGGCACGCAAGAAAGCTCCGGTACTCGAGGTCCGAAGCCCGGGCTCACCGCAAGGGAACTGGCGGAACTGGCCATGCTGGGAAAGAAAGCCCATCAGCATTTCGGCCGGCCCCAGGACATCGAGTGGGCGGCGGCCGGCGGAACGCTGTACGTACTGCAATCGCGGCCGATGACCGCTCTCCCGCCCCAACCTCCCGTCCTCAACGCAGTCCAACGTCGGGTGGGACCGTTTTTCATCGAGATGTTCCAGGAGCGGCCCTATCCCTTGGATGTATCCGGCTGGATGAGTCGGGGAATTCTCGCCATGCTTCACGGCATGGCCGGGAGCGTGGGCGTCGTCTTCCCTGCAGTGGAGAAGTTGCTGCCGGAGGAAGACGGGGTTGTGGTGCAGCTCATCCCGCCGGCGCCGCGCCCGACCATCCGAACGATTGCCGCGCCGGTGTCTTTGCTGCGCCGGGCGAGGCGATTCAAAGCCGGCGTCTGGACCCGGGATCCTCGATTCTCTCTGTTCATCGACAACATTGAAAGGCTGAACGGCCAGGACCTCGGCCCGCTGCGGTGGCGTGCGGTCGTTGCATTTGCGGGGGAATGCTTCGCGGCGATGCAGGGCATCACGGCCTTGCGGGTCTCCTACCTGCCAGGCATCCTGGTGCCGGTGCTGAAGATGCGTTTCATGCTCTTGTTCCTGGGCAAGACAAAGCTGGCGCCTGCGCTGATCGCGGGGGCGGAAACCCGGACGAGCCAGGCGAACCGGGCTCTTGAACGGCTCGCTTCCATCGCGGCGGACGATCCCGGGCTGTCCCGCGCGCTACTTGATTCAGGACCCCGCGAGCTCCTGGAGTTGGTGGAAAATGAGCCCGAACATCGTGCATTCAGCGAGGCTTTCGCGGCGTTCCAGCTCGAGTACGGCCACCGCGAGACCATCAGCGTTGTCCTCAGCAGTTCGCCCACGTGGTCCGATGCACCCGAGGTGGTTCTTGGTCTCGTGAAGGCCTTGTCCGGAGAGCGGCCCAAAATAGTTGACCAGGCCGGGAATGCGCTTGCGGAATTGAAACGTCATCCGGCTCTCCGCTTCGAACCGCTGCGGCGGAGGGTGCTCGCCGCCGTCGAGTCCGCCCAAGCCGGAATGGCGTTCCGCGAGGACAGCCACTTCTACGCCACCAAAGCCATCCCGCCGATCCGCCGGGCCTACCGGGAGCTCGGCCGCCGGCTGGTGATTGCCGGCGTGATCGAAAAGCCCGACGAAATCTATCACCTGCGGTTCGAGGAACTGGAGTCCATCACAGACAACGACGACGGCGCGCTGCCGGCTTCACTCCGTGACCGTTTCCGGCCGCTGGTGCTGGCTCGCGCGGCAAAGCGGCGCGAGCTCGAAGGCATCCCGCTGCTCGATCCGGCTTTGCTCTTCGGCCGAGGCCGCCAGGGCCGCCAGGTGGAAGGAGTCCTCGTCTCCGGCACTGCAGCGAGCCGCGGCCAAGCGAGCGGGCCGGTCCGTGTGATCCATGGACCCGCCGAGTTCGGACGGCTGCGCAGCGGAGAGGTCCTCGTCTGCCCGTACACCAATCCCGCCTGGACGCCGTTGTTCCAACGGGCCGCCGCGGTTGTGGTGGACGCCGGCGGGCTCGGCTCGCATGCGGCGATTGTCGCGAGGGAGTACGGAATTCCGGCCGTTATGGGCAGCGGTTCGGGCACCAGCACCTTGGCCGACGGGCAGCAAGTACTCGTGGACGGAACCCTGGGGGTTGTCCTGCCAGCCGCTGCAGCGGAGGGACCTTGA
- a CDS encoding phosphoenolpyruvate carboxykinase (GTP), with translation MGDLARLPLLEKAPTTHARLLAWVEEVAELTQPDRIHWVDGSEAEYKKLTDELVAAGTLKRLNQELFPNSFAAFSDPADVARVEEQTFICSEKEHDAGFTNNWMAPAEMKQKLRALFAGSMRGRTMYVIPFVMGHLDAEDPKFGVEITDSAYVVASMRIMARIGTDVLERITQTDAFFVPALHSLGAPLEAGQADVAWPCNPDKWIVHFPEERSIWSFGSGYGGNALLGKKCYALRIASVMARDEGWLAEHMLILKLTSPEQKTYYISAAFPSACGKTNLALLDPTIKGWKVETLGDDITWMRFGKEGELRAVNPEAGLFGVAPGTGWGTNPNAMRAIAKGNSIFTNVAITDDGGVWWEGMTQETPAHLTDWQGNSWTSGSDKPAAHPNSRFCTPIDQIDMLAEEYFSPDGVELSAILFGGRRKTTIPLVTEARDWTNGIFMGSTLSSETTAAAAGAVGVVRRDPMAMLPFIGYDAGDYLNHWVNLSAKANPERLPKIFLVNWFRRTAEGGFAWPGFGDNARVLKWAIERLEGKADAVETPIGFVPTGESIDLEGLDMTPAEVEAAVRVDASEWKTELASIEEWYAKFGGSLPASLLSELDGLKARLA, from the coding sequence ATGGGCGATCTGGCGCGACTGCCGCTGCTTGAGAAGGCACCTACTACGCATGCACGCCTGTTGGCCTGGGTGGAGGAAGTAGCCGAGCTTACACAGCCGGACCGCATCCACTGGGTTGACGGCAGCGAAGCGGAATACAAGAAGCTGACCGACGAACTCGTCGCGGCCGGCACCCTGAAGAGGCTGAACCAAGAGCTCTTCCCCAATTCTTTCGCTGCATTCTCCGATCCCGCGGACGTAGCCCGCGTGGAAGAGCAGACTTTCATCTGCTCCGAGAAGGAACACGACGCCGGCTTCACCAACAACTGGATGGCTCCGGCCGAAATGAAGCAGAAGCTTCGCGCGCTGTTCGCCGGCTCCATGCGCGGCCGCACCATGTACGTCATTCCATTCGTCATGGGCCACCTGGATGCCGAAGATCCGAAGTTCGGCGTCGAGATCACCGACTCCGCCTACGTTGTTGCCTCGATGCGCATCATGGCGCGCATCGGTACGGACGTCCTTGAGCGCATCACGCAGACCGACGCTTTCTTCGTCCCCGCGTTGCACTCCCTGGGCGCTCCTTTGGAAGCCGGCCAGGCAGACGTCGCATGGCCCTGCAACCCCGACAAGTGGATCGTGCACTTCCCGGAGGAGCGTTCCATTTGGTCCTTTGGCTCGGGCTACGGCGGCAACGCCCTCCTCGGCAAGAAGTGCTACGCCCTGCGCATCGCGTCAGTCATGGCCCGCGACGAAGGCTGGCTGGCCGAGCACATGCTCATCCTGAAGCTGACTTCGCCTGAGCAGAAGACCTACTACATCTCTGCGGCGTTCCCCTCCGCCTGCGGCAAGACCAACCTCGCGCTGCTCGACCCCACCATCAAGGGCTGGAAGGTGGAGACCCTCGGCGACGACATCACCTGGATGCGCTTCGGCAAGGAAGGCGAGCTCCGCGCCGTCAACCCCGAAGCAGGCTTGTTCGGCGTCGCTCCGGGCACCGGTTGGGGCACCAACCCCAACGCCATGCGTGCCATCGCCAAGGGCAACAGCATCTTCACCAATGTCGCGATCACCGACGACGGCGGCGTGTGGTGGGAGGGCATGACGCAGGAAACTCCGGCGCACCTGACCGATTGGCAGGGCAACTCCTGGACTTCTGGCTCCGACAAGCCGGCGGCACACCCGAACTCCCGTTTCTGCACGCCGATCGACCAGATCGACATGCTCGCCGAGGAATACTTCAGCCCCGACGGCGTGGAGCTCTCCGCGATCCTCTTCGGCGGCCGCCGAAAGACCACCATCCCGCTGGTCACCGAGGCCCGCGACTGGACCAACGGCATCTTCATGGGTTCCACGTTGTCCTCCGAGACCACCGCTGCTGCGGCCGGTGCCGTTGGCGTTGTACGTCGCGACCCCATGGCCATGCTGCCGTTCATCGGTTACGACGCAGGCGACTACCTCAACCACTGGGTCAACCTGTCCGCCAAGGCCAACCCGGAGCGACTGCCCAAGATCTTCCTGGTCAACTGGTTCCGCCGCACGGCCGAGGGTGGCTTCGCCTGGCCCGGCTTCGGTGACAACGCCCGCGTCCTCAAGTGGGCCATCGAGCGCCTTGAAGGCAAGGCCGACGCCGTCGAGACTCCCATCGGCTTCGTGCCGACCGGCGAGTCCATCGATCTCGAAGGCCTGGACATGACCCCCGCCGAGGTGGAAGCCGCAGTGCGCGTCGACGCCTCCGAGTGGAAGACCGAACTGGCATCGATCGAGGAATGGTACGCGAAGTTCGGCGGTTCCCTGCCAGCCTCGCTCCTCTCCGAGCTCGACGGCCTGAAGGCCCGCCTGGCCTAG
- a CDS encoding FadR/GntR family transcriptional regulator, whose protein sequence is MTTSGVVPQARFSAQARLRALQSDIMELILERELEAGDPLPTENELSVALGVGRNTLRESLKVLQALGVIEIRHGFGMFVAPSNFEALADGLTFRGRLSLRHQGLEALQLVDVRQALESGLIGSSMDVMTAEQLALIEEAVKQMEELAHGGENFVAADAEFHRRLFEPLNNELLINLMGVFWKVYRKIHVEIGSDNEDLVATAAMHRGIYTAVATGDKTAAAELLNRHFDGIRRRISEAVAV, encoded by the coding sequence ATGACCACTTCCGGTGTCGTTCCGCAGGCGCGGTTCAGCGCACAGGCCCGGCTCAGGGCCCTCCAGTCGGACATTATGGAGTTGATCCTCGAACGCGAGCTCGAGGCGGGCGATCCTTTGCCGACGGAAAATGAACTCTCCGTGGCTTTGGGGGTAGGGCGCAACACCCTGCGCGAATCCCTGAAAGTCCTGCAGGCCCTGGGTGTCATCGAGATCCGCCACGGCTTTGGCATGTTCGTCGCCCCCAGCAACTTCGAGGCGCTCGCCGACGGCCTGACGTTCCGGGGCCGCTTGTCGCTGCGCCACCAAGGTCTCGAAGCGCTGCAACTCGTGGACGTGCGCCAGGCCCTCGAATCGGGGCTGATCGGCTCTTCCATGGACGTGATGACCGCCGAACAGCTCGCCTTGATAGAAGAAGCCGTCAAGCAGATGGAGGAGCTCGCACACGGTGGCGAGAACTTCGTAGCCGCCGACGCCGAGTTCCACCGCCGGCTGTTCGAGCCGCTGAACAACGAGCTCCTCATCAACCTCATGGGCGTTTTCTGGAAGGTCTACCGGAAGATCCACGTGGAGATCGGCTCCGACAACGAAGATCTTGTAGCCACAGCGGCCATGCACCGAGGCATCTACACCGCCGTCGCAACCGGGGACAAGACCGCCGCTGCCGAACTGCTCAACCGTCACTTCGACGGAATCCGTCGTCGCATCAGCGAGGCCGTCGCAGTCTAA
- a CDS encoding ABC transporter substrate-binding protein encodes MVRHLMSNTINNLPLVSDASRRNFLKLTGAIGAAAAFTASLSACGGPASTTTGAANNTATVNKDLTIEAGISYALSTGFDPMTSSGATPQAANLHIFEGLVELHPATREPYNALAASDPKKVNDTTYQVTIRDGAKFHNGTPVTTDDVVYSFTRVMDPANKSLFSQFIPFIKDVKALDAKTVEFSLKYPFPGFGPRISVVKVVPKALASADQKGFDAKPVGSGPYKLVSAVKDDKIVFEAFADYNGPKPALAKGMTWLLLSDAAARVTAAQSGRVQAIEDVPYLDMDGLKSKTRVESVQSFGMLFLMFNCARAPFDNKLVRQALHYGLDKDAIIKKALFGNAKAASSYFQEGHPDYVKAKNVYSYDPQKAADLLKEAGVSNLEFELLTTDTAWVKDVAPLMLESWNKIPGVKVTAKNLQSGALYSDRVGKADFSVVAAPGDPSVFGNDADLLLSWFYSGATWMAKRAYWTTPESATLQGLMDKGSQAAAADAKKITGQIVDLVSDEVPLYPLFHRQLPSAWDEKKLSGFKPLPTTGLSFIGVGRTS; translated from the coding sequence ATGGTGAGGCATCTTATGAGCAACACGATTAACAACCTGCCGCTGGTCAGCGACGCCAGCCGACGCAACTTCCTCAAGCTGACCGGGGCGATTGGAGCCGCGGCAGCGTTCACGGCCAGCCTGTCCGCATGTGGCGGTCCTGCCTCCACCACCACGGGCGCAGCAAACAACACTGCGACCGTCAACAAGGATCTCACCATCGAAGCAGGCATCTCCTATGCCCTGTCCACGGGTTTCGACCCGATGACGTCCTCCGGCGCCACGCCGCAGGCCGCTAACCTGCACATCTTCGAAGGCCTCGTGGAACTCCACCCCGCCACCCGCGAGCCCTACAACGCGCTGGCAGCGAGCGACCCCAAGAAGGTCAACGACACCACGTACCAGGTGACCATCCGCGACGGTGCCAAGTTCCACAACGGCACCCCTGTCACCACCGACGATGTTGTCTACTCCTTCACCCGCGTGATGGACCCGGCCAACAAGTCCTTGTTCTCCCAGTTCATCCCGTTCATCAAGGACGTCAAGGCCCTCGATGCCAAGACGGTCGAGTTCTCTCTGAAATACCCCTTCCCGGGCTTCGGACCGCGAATCTCCGTGGTGAAGGTGGTTCCGAAGGCGTTGGCATCGGCCGATCAGAAGGGATTCGATGCCAAGCCCGTCGGCTCCGGCCCCTACAAGCTAGTCTCGGCCGTCAAGGACGACAAGATCGTCTTCGAAGCATTCGCCGACTACAACGGCCCCAAGCCGGCACTCGCCAAGGGCATGACCTGGCTGCTGCTCTCGGATGCGGCAGCCCGTGTCACGGCAGCCCAGTCTGGACGCGTCCAGGCGATCGAAGACGTCCCCTACCTGGACATGGACGGGCTCAAGTCCAAGACCCGGGTTGAATCCGTGCAGTCCTTCGGCATGCTGTTCCTGATGTTCAACTGTGCCAGGGCCCCGTTCGACAACAAGCTGGTCCGCCAGGCACTCCACTATGGACTGGACAAGGACGCCATCATCAAGAAGGCCTTGTTCGGCAATGCCAAGGCCGCGTCGTCGTACTTCCAGGAGGGCCACCCGGACTACGTCAAAGCCAAGAACGTCTACTCCTACGATCCCCAGAAGGCCGCGGACCTCCTCAAGGAGGCCGGCGTGAGCAACCTCGAATTCGAGCTGCTCACCACGGATACTGCTTGGGTCAAAGACGTTGCCCCGCTGATGCTGGAATCCTGGAACAAGATCCCCGGCGTCAAGGTCACCGCAAAGAACCTCCAGTCCGGCGCCTTGTACTCAGACAGGGTGGGCAAGGCCGACTTCTCGGTGGTCGCGGCCCCGGGCGACCCCTCTGTCTTCGGCAATGACGCAGACCTGCTCTTGAGCTGGTTCTACTCCGGCGCCACCTGGATGGCCAAGCGCGCCTACTGGACCACTCCGGAAAGCGCCACCCTCCAGGGTCTGATGGATAAGGGCTCGCAGGCCGCGGCCGCCGATGCGAAGAAGATCACCGGCCAAATCGTGGACCTCGTCTCCGATGAAGTCCCGCTGTACCCGCTCTTCCACCGCCAGCTCCCCAGCGCGTGGGACGAAAAGAAACTCTCAGGCTTCAAGCCGCTGCCCACCACGGGACTTTCCTTCATCGGCGTCGGCCGCACCTCCTAG
- a CDS encoding ABC transporter permease produces MVMILRLLGRRLAALPLMILGITLLVFLVLQAAPGDQASSALGEGASEAAKQQYRQDNGLNDPLFVQYFRFLGRLLQLDLGVTTPPSKSVASMIASAFPLTLQLTFLGVIIAVVLSLVFGIIGALYRDKWQDQVVRIFSIAAIATPSFWLGILLIQWFALGDNPLFPSGGIATPESGFGGWLNSMALPALALGIPVSASLIRVVRTSMVEELERDYVRTAIGNGVPYREVVSRNVLRNALVTPVTVLGLRIGYLLGGAVVIEMIFALPGMGQLILNGITNLDVNLVQGVVLTISVTFVLVNIVVDLLYLLINPRIRTV; encoded by the coding sequence TTGGTCATGATATTGCGTCTGCTTGGACGCAGACTCGCAGCATTGCCCTTGATGATCCTGGGCATCACGCTGCTGGTCTTCCTCGTCCTTCAAGCAGCCCCGGGCGACCAGGCCAGCTCGGCCCTCGGCGAAGGCGCCAGTGAGGCCGCCAAACAGCAGTACCGCCAGGACAACGGCCTGAACGATCCCCTGTTCGTCCAATACTTCCGCTTCCTGGGCAGGCTCCTGCAGCTCGATCTTGGCGTGACCACCCCGCCCTCCAAGTCGGTGGCAAGCATGATCGCCTCGGCCTTCCCGCTGACCCTCCAGCTGACCTTCCTCGGCGTGATCATCGCCGTCGTACTGTCCTTGGTTTTCGGCATCATCGGCGCCCTTTACCGCGACAAATGGCAGGACCAGGTGGTCAGGATCTTCTCCATCGCGGCTATCGCCACCCCGTCCTTCTGGCTTGGCATCCTGCTCATCCAGTGGTTCGCGCTCGGTGACAACCCGCTGTTTCCCTCGGGTGGAATCGCGACGCCGGAGTCCGGCTTCGGCGGCTGGCTCAACTCGATGGCGCTCCCGGCCCTCGCGCTCGGGATTCCGGTCTCCGCTTCCCTGATCCGCGTGGTCCGCACGTCCATGGTGGAGGAACTCGAGCGTGACTACGTCCGGACAGCCATCGGCAACGGGGTCCCCTACCGCGAGGTCGTCTCCCGGAACGTCCTGCGCAACGCGCTAGTGACTCCGGTGACCGTGCTGGGACTTAGGATCGGCTACCTCCTGGGCGGCGCCGTCGTGATTGAAATGATCTTCGCCCTTCCCGGCATGGGCCAACTGATCCTCAACGGCATCACCAACCTGGACGTCAACCTGGTCCAGGGCGTGGTCCTCACCATCTCGGTCACCTTCGTTCTGGTGAACATCGTGGTGGACCTCCTGTACCTGCTCATCAACCCCCGAATCAGGACGGTATAG
- a CDS encoding dipeptide/oligopeptide/nickel ABC transporter permease/ATP-binding protein, producing the protein MRSKLAERLSAPGVRFKSLPWGSRFALLFLVVIALAAIFAPVIAPHDPLETFIPAQAPDGDHFFGTDRLGRDVFSRLLYGSQSSLMIGLGAVALAIVVGAVLGSLAATSSKAVNEIIMRLMDILMAFPGIALAAVLLAAFGNSVPTIIVAIAIIYTPQLARVVRANVLAQYGEDYVRAERVMGANRPYILLKHIVRNTAAPVLVFATVMVADAIILEASLSFLGAGVQDPAPSWGNVISYGRNLVLSGGWWATTFAGLTILLTVLALNILAEGLTDAMVNPKLRKAPVVKDDDGAAAAFAGAAVAGAVVDTEIATSVAQSSVVEQHELDGVRAANDDPLSEEDYAASILNDPRVLNNPRLATENPHALLDPMSALNRELELLASIEAKRTDRLPQVPADARNVLEVKNLSIRFPGRFGETAIVDNVSFTVREGETMGLVGESGCGKSITSLAIMGLLPKTAEITGSITFDGKELLDSGSKHSNAKAYQGLRGEQIAMVYQDALSSLNPSMKIKEQMTQLTRRGGRKTPAELLEMVKLDPVRTLASYPHELSGGQRQRVLIAMALSRSPKIVVADEPTTALDVTVQKQVVELLNELREQLGFAMVFVSHDLALVASLAHRITVMYAGQVVESAQASELLQNPRHEYTRGLLGAVLSIEADAVRLHQIPGTVPSPRDFAPGDRFAARSLRPDADPNQQLVLAVVEPAGGGTDRDHYWASHLKEDAK; encoded by the coding sequence ATGCGCAGCAAACTTGCTGAACGGCTCAGCGCCCCGGGCGTCCGCTTCAAGTCCCTCCCGTGGGGATCGCGTTTTGCCCTCTTGTTCCTAGTGGTCATCGCCCTGGCGGCGATCTTCGCGCCGGTCATCGCGCCACACGATCCCCTGGAAACGTTCATTCCTGCGCAAGCCCCCGACGGCGACCACTTCTTCGGCACCGACCGCCTCGGCCGCGACGTCTTCTCCCGGCTCCTTTACGGTTCACAGTCTTCGCTCATGATCGGCCTCGGTGCGGTGGCCCTCGCGATCGTCGTCGGCGCGGTGCTCGGATCGCTCGCCGCGACGTCCAGCAAGGCCGTCAACGAGATCATCATGCGACTCATGGACATCCTCATGGCATTCCCTGGGATTGCCCTCGCAGCCGTGCTGTTGGCGGCGTTCGGCAACTCGGTACCCACCATCATCGTGGCGATCGCCATCATCTACACCCCGCAGCTTGCCCGAGTGGTCCGCGCCAACGTGCTCGCCCAATACGGCGAAGACTACGTTCGTGCCGAACGGGTGATGGGTGCAAACCGCCCCTACATCCTGCTCAAGCACATTGTCCGCAACACCGCGGCCCCGGTGCTGGTTTTCGCCACGGTCATGGTGGCCGACGCCATCATCCTCGAAGCCTCGCTGTCCTTCCTCGGCGCCGGCGTCCAGGATCCTGCGCCGTCGTGGGGCAACGTGATCTCCTACGGCCGCAACCTGGTCCTCTCCGGCGGCTGGTGGGCAACGACCTTCGCCGGCCTCACGATCTTGCTCACCGTGCTTGCGCTGAACATCCTCGCCGAGGGCCTCACCGATGCCATGGTGAACCCGAAGCTGCGCAAGGCTCCGGTGGTGAAGGACGACGACGGTGCTGCCGCGGCCTTTGCGGGCGCGGCAGTGGCGGGCGCCGTCGTCGATACCGAGATCGCGACGTCGGTAGCCCAGTCGTCCGTCGTGGAACAGCACGAGCTCGACGGCGTTCGCGCCGCCAACGACGATCCGCTCTCCGAAGAGGACTACGCGGCGTCCATCCTGAACGATCCTCGTGTCCTGAACAATCCGAGGCTCGCAACGGAGAATCCGCATGCGCTCCTCGACCCCATGTCGGCGCTGAATCGGGAACTCGAACTCCTTGCGTCTATCGAGGCGAAGCGCACGGACCGGCTCCCCCAGGTCCCCGCCGACGCCCGGAACGTGCTGGAGGTCAAGAACCTGTCCATCCGCTTCCCCGGCCGCTTCGGCGAAACCGCGATCGTGGACAACGTCTCCTTCACCGTCCGCGAAGGGGAAACCATGGGTCTGGTGGGCGAATCCGGTTGCGGCAAGTCCATCACGTCGCTCGCGATCATGGGCCTCCTGCCAAAGACCGCCGAGATCACGGGGTCCATCACCTTCGATGGCAAGGAACTCCTGGATTCCGGTTCAAAGCACAGCAACGCCAAGGCCTACCAAGGCCTGCGCGGCGAACAGATCGCCATGGTCTACCAGGATGCGTTGAGCTCGCTCAACCCGTCCATGAAGATCAAGGAGCAAATGACCCAGCTGACAAGGCGCGGCGGCCGCAAGACCCCTGCCGAGTTGCTGGAGATGGTGAAGCTCGATCCCGTCCGCACACTTGCAAGCTACCCGCACGAGCTCTCCGGCGGCCAGCGCCAACGCGTCCTGATCGCCATGGCGCTCTCCCGCTCGCCGAAGATCGTGGTGGCAGACGAACCCACCACCGCCCTGGACGTCACCGTCCAGAAGCAGGTAGTGGAACTGCTCAACGAACTGCGCGAACAGCTCGGCTTCGCCATGGTCTTCGTCAGCCACGACCTCGCCCTCGTTGCCTCCCTGGCGCACCGGATCACAGTCATGTACGCCGGCCAGGTGGTCGAATCCGCACAGGCCTCGGAGCTCCTGCAGAACCCGCGGCATGAATACACGCGCGGCCTGTTGGGCGCAGTCCTTTCCATCGAGGCCGACGCCGTCCGCCTCCACCAGATCCCCGGCACCGTTCCGTCGCCGCGCGATTTCGCTCCCGGCGACCGCTTTGCGGCGCGCTCGTTGAGGCCCGACGCCGACCCGAACCAGCAATTGGTCCTCGCCGTTGTTGAACCCGCCGGCGGCGGAACAGACCGCGATCACTACTGGGCCAGCCACCTGAAGGAGGACGCAAAGTGA